A genomic segment from Chitinophaga flava encodes:
- a CDS encoding RHS repeat-associated core domain-containing protein has protein sequence MLVSNKHFTPVIGLDIHIVILFGFPIPLPHPYIGLVVDPMDYVPFIGATTRVNHVPRGKSDTSGKLIFLFHIPMGGPFLLAPMIGHDSVNFFGSKKVKVEGNMMSPSGHMLMTCNDIGLPLSLSPGKKFIPIPSLYLPTSYSIPLSFGKPVMVGGPFVPDWSGVLLNLVMSYGFGAAMKGLGKLGKKLMTKFNHALQGKLGSNKLSRYLCKKGLEPVDFIQGIVIYDSSDFELAGPVPLKWERSWNSDSAFEGLLGHGTHLSFDMRIQEFPAEAVTIVLLEDGRSAVFELLPYSGNSDYNRHEKLLLTRTNVAEYTLFDYENRYTRTFRKQHPQDKQYRLVCVQHEAGFMISLHYNAVGHLLRIIDSAGRHLLVNSDAAGRITRVIAQHRGEQRLLVSYAYNEQGDMCEVTDALQQTTYIEYRDHLMIKKTDRHGQAFYWEYDNRKRCTHTWGDGGLMEGWLEYHPEKGFNRVTTSQGNTTTYFYTPDFVVSQIKDPLGNSTFFSYTEEMEVYRVIDPEGNTTGYTYDERGNQTSVMLPDGSAITSLYDEQGRLVLSTDAEGNSTTSIYYADSGLLHTHTTADGSIRIFRYNEQQLLCRIEDEQDNTTLLTYDTDFNLNGLTLPNGGNTAWEYDNWGQCLQLINPLKEKQTFQYDQLGRVTAVWTPDGNHVKLRYNAYDNVVEAKDKHHHVRYDYTPLGSVKSREENGAKMHFVYNNAEKLTALVNEHGEMYRLERNANGDIITETGFDDLTLRYERDSTGKVLKVHRPGGKWTSFEYNNNGFVSRIDYNDGQWEMYDYDRNGALLAASNPNSTVTFKRDALGRVISENQNGYIVTSKYNERGERICLQSSLGANIHNGWNEMGDLTSIRATTAGSENPWTAHIQRNLLGLEIERILSNGVKSSWTFHPGSSANGTPDAHIVTSNGKTTRNRQYHWDANYRLKQVLNGLSNGLVKFGHDEFANLAWAQYEDGIYDYRLPDKVGNLYKTSTRVDRKYNAGGRLMETADARFIYDKEGNLTKKIVVQSSFPVTWEYQWYSNGMLKEVCRPDQKTVSFQYDALGRRTEKVFNNRVTRFVWNDNTPLHEWTYPEKDRPQTVINEWGDILESHPEPVPEDELVTWVFEDATFNLAAKIIAGRQYAVITDHLGTPCETYDETGLKVWSAELDIYGSVRKYEGAKDFVPFRYQGQYEDAETGLYYNRFRYYSPQEGIFVSQDPIRLNGGMQLYAYVHDSNVWIDPLGLKEGRYHGPKPKYDNPGHHQPGHPKFRGGGAGKTSILPKNAEEIYKKAIPDSEGKHWYAKDEAGEIHRFGNSNDGKAHWNGSSGQGRGIEVPKDVKKRFSDPNAYNVAPKADICYK, from the coding sequence ATGTTAGTTAGTAATAAACATTTCACCCCTGTTATAGGACTGGATATTCACATTGTTATCCTGTTTGGTTTTCCCATACCCTTGCCTCATCCTTATATTGGGCTGGTAGTAGATCCTATGGACTATGTGCCTTTTATTGGCGCTACCACCAGGGTGAACCATGTTCCGCGGGGAAAAAGCGATACAAGCGGGAAACTGATATTTTTATTTCATATACCTATGGGCGGTCCTTTTTTGCTGGCGCCGATGATAGGGCATGATTCCGTTAATTTCTTTGGTAGTAAAAAAGTAAAGGTAGAAGGTAATATGATGAGCCCTTCCGGGCATATGCTTATGACCTGCAATGACATAGGTTTGCCTTTATCCCTTTCACCCGGAAAGAAGTTTATCCCCATTCCGAGTCTTTACCTGCCTACCTCTTATTCCATCCCGCTTTCTTTTGGGAAACCGGTTATGGTGGGAGGCCCGTTTGTGCCGGATTGGTCAGGCGTGTTATTGAATCTGGTGATGTCTTATGGTTTTGGTGCTGCCATGAAAGGATTGGGTAAGCTGGGGAAAAAACTGATGACGAAGTTTAACCATGCATTGCAGGGTAAGTTGGGCAGTAATAAACTCAGCCGGTATCTGTGTAAGAAAGGACTGGAACCGGTAGATTTTATACAGGGAATTGTTATTTATGACAGCAGTGATTTTGAGCTGGCAGGGCCTGTTCCGCTAAAATGGGAACGGTCATGGAACAGTGACAGCGCTTTTGAAGGCCTGCTGGGGCATGGTACTCACCTGAGCTTTGATATGCGCATACAGGAATTTCCTGCTGAAGCGGTGACCATTGTATTGCTGGAAGATGGCCGTAGTGCTGTTTTTGAGTTATTGCCTTATAGTGGGAACAGCGATTATAACCGCCATGAGAAGTTGTTGTTGACCCGTACCAACGTAGCCGAATATACGCTGTTTGACTATGAAAACAGGTATACCCGTACTTTCAGAAAACAACATCCGCAGGATAAACAATACCGCCTGGTTTGTGTTCAGCATGAGGCGGGATTTATGATTAGTCTGCACTATAATGCGGTGGGTCATCTGCTGCGGATCATCGACAGCGCAGGCCGGCATCTGCTGGTGAATAGCGATGCGGCCGGCAGGATTACCAGAGTCATTGCGCAACACCGGGGAGAACAACGTTTGCTGGTGAGTTATGCATACAATGAACAAGGTGATATGTGTGAAGTCACCGATGCCCTTCAACAAACTACGTATATTGAATACCGTGATCACCTGATGATTAAGAAAACGGATCGTCACGGGCAGGCTTTTTACTGGGAATATGATAACAGAAAACGTTGTACCCATACCTGGGGAGATGGCGGCCTGATGGAAGGATGGCTGGAATACCATCCGGAAAAGGGGTTCAATCGTGTAACCACTTCGCAGGGAAACACTACCACCTATTTTTATACACCCGATTTCGTAGTGTCTCAGATCAAAGACCCATTGGGCAATTCCACCTTCTTTAGTTACACGGAAGAAATGGAAGTGTACCGGGTAATAGATCCGGAAGGTAACACCACCGGCTATACGTATGACGAAAGAGGAAACCAGACAAGTGTAATGCTTCCGGATGGATCGGCCATTACCTCCCTGTATGATGAGCAGGGCAGGCTGGTTTTATCTACAGATGCAGAGGGTAACAGTACTACCAGTATATATTACGCAGATAGTGGCTTGTTACACACGCATACAACGGCAGACGGCAGTATCCGTATTTTCCGTTACAACGAACAACAACTGTTATGCAGGATAGAAGATGAACAGGATAATACCACCTTGCTCACCTATGATACTGATTTTAACTTAAATGGATTAACGCTGCCCAATGGAGGCAACACCGCCTGGGAATATGATAACTGGGGACAATGTTTGCAGCTGATTAACCCGCTGAAGGAAAAACAGACTTTTCAGTATGATCAGCTGGGACGTGTGACTGCAGTATGGACGCCGGACGGAAACCATGTGAAACTGCGGTACAACGCCTATGATAATGTGGTGGAGGCCAAAGATAAACACCATCATGTACGTTACGACTATACGCCATTAGGTAGTGTGAAATCGCGGGAAGAGAACGGTGCCAAAATGCACTTCGTTTATAATAACGCTGAGAAGCTCACCGCGCTGGTAAATGAACATGGTGAGATGTATCGTCTGGAACGTAATGCTAATGGAGATATTATCACTGAAACAGGTTTCGATGACTTAACACTACGTTATGAGCGTGATAGCACCGGAAAGGTTTTGAAAGTGCATCGTCCTGGTGGAAAATGGACCTCCTTTGAATACAATAATAATGGATTTGTTTCCCGGATAGATTATAACGATGGTCAGTGGGAAATGTATGATTATGACCGCAACGGCGCCTTGCTGGCGGCTTCCAACCCCAATAGTACCGTGACGTTTAAACGGGATGCTTTAGGCCGGGTCATATCAGAAAACCAGAACGGTTATATCGTCACCAGTAAGTACAATGAACGAGGGGAGAGGATATGCCTGCAAAGCAGCTTGGGTGCCAATATCCACAATGGATGGAATGAAATGGGCGATCTGACTAGTATCAGGGCCACCACAGCAGGCTCGGAAAATCCCTGGACCGCCCATATCCAGCGTAATCTGCTGGGATTGGAAATAGAACGGATATTATCCAATGGCGTAAAAAGCAGTTGGACCTTCCATCCCGGTTCATCTGCCAACGGAACGCCGGATGCGCACATCGTTACGAGCAACGGAAAAACCACCCGTAACCGGCAATATCACTGGGATGCCAATTACCGGCTGAAGCAGGTGTTAAATGGCCTCAGCAACGGACTGGTTAAATTCGGACACGATGAATTTGCCAACCTGGCATGGGCACAATACGAAGATGGGATATACGACTACCGCCTGCCGGATAAAGTGGGCAATCTCTATAAAACATCCACCAGAGTAGATCGTAAATACAACGCCGGCGGACGTTTGATGGAAACAGCCGACGCCAGGTTTATATATGATAAAGAAGGCAATCTCACCAAAAAAATAGTCGTTCAGTCATCATTCCCTGTAACATGGGAGTATCAGTGGTACAGCAACGGGATGCTGAAGGAAGTGTGCCGGCCGGACCAGAAAACGGTCTCCTTTCAGTATGATGCTCTGGGACGCAGGACTGAAAAGGTTTTCAACAACCGGGTTACCCGTTTTGTCTGGAATGATAATACACCCCTGCATGAATGGACCTATCCGGAAAAAGACAGGCCACAAACTGTTATCAATGAATGGGGCGACATCCTGGAGAGCCATCCCGAACCGGTACCGGAAGATGAACTGGTCACCTGGGTCTTCGAAGATGCTACCTTTAACCTGGCAGCAAAAATAATCGCGGGCCGGCAGTACGCTGTTATTACCGATCACCTGGGAACGCCTTGTGAAACCTATGATGAAACAGGACTTAAAGTATGGAGTGCCGAACTCGATATTTACGGCAGTGTGCGTAAATACGAAGGAGCGAAAGACTTCGTGCCATTCCGTTATCAGGGGCAGTATGAAGATGCAGAGACAGGGTTGTATTATAACCGGTTCAGGTATTATAGTCCGCAGGAAGGTATATTTGTAAGCCAGGACCCCATCCGGCTTAACGGTGGTATGCAGTTATATGCGTATGTGCATGACAGTAATGTCTGGATAGACCCGCTGGGATTAAAAGAAGGAAGGTATCACGGTCCTAAGCCTAAATACGATAATCCGGGGCATCACCAGCCGGGGCATCCGAAATTCAGAGGTGGTGGCGCCGGTAAAACATCTATCTTGCCCAAAAATGCAGAGGAGATTTACAAGAAGGCCATTCCTGATTCAGAAGGTAAACACTGGTACGCCAAAGATGAAGCAGGGGAAATTCATCGTTTCGGTAACAGTAACGATGGAAAAGCACACTGGAATGGTTCTTCCGGGCAGGGACGAGGAATAGAAGTTCCCAAAGATGTGAAGAAAAGATTTAGTGACCCCAATGCCTACAACGTGGCACCTAAAGCGGATATTTGCTATAAATAA
- a CDS encoding Imm42 family immunity protein — MVFGQENIFIIDADLSQSGYYSFINCCFRVKEVTIGDITQSSLLGVAQPLFKQVLLKEGQRSAAALGKNSADEIIHLLKEAKSGENEAAEALLETLEIDLNGIECFDGYYFFLIEEQGFDRLLISDNVDQKNYEFKLPKNHFYKSIKSLLAWINDVTYIALKTDI; from the coding sequence ATGGTATTCGGACAGGAAAATATATTCATCATCGACGCAGACCTGAGCCAATCAGGCTATTACTCCTTTATTAATTGCTGTTTCCGCGTTAAGGAGGTGACCATTGGAGATATAACACAATCTTCTTTGTTAGGGGTGGCACAACCGCTCTTTAAGCAGGTCCTGTTAAAAGAAGGCCAGCGAAGTGCAGCTGCATTAGGTAAAAACAGTGCTGATGAAATCATTCATCTGTTAAAAGAAGCAAAATCAGGAGAAAATGAAGCAGCAGAAGCACTATTGGAAACATTGGAGATAGACCTGAATGGTATCGAATGTTTTGATGGATATTATTTTTTTCTGATAGAAGAACAGGGATTTGACCGGCTGCTTATCAGCGATAATGTGGATCAGAAAAATTATGAATTCAAGTTACCTAAAAATCATTTCTATAAGAGCATCAAATCATTGCTGGCATGGATCAATGATGTTACCTATATTGCGCTGAAGACCGATATATAA
- a CDS encoding RagB/SusD family nutrient uptake outer membrane protein encodes MMKNKITTLFILSAMTLGSCKLDPIADPNNPSVASVTTNASRNQLQSLVTGLEARSREYLSTAATAFGTFGREIWYFNSADSRYIQFWLGQGGRKPDANFYGVTTAYAAPYQTIKQANVLISAVNNTYAVSDLEKQSYIGFALTIQGYQYLIPANSQYKSGIRISVSDELNPGNFVSYENALKAIRNVLDSGYKALTQAGNTLPFRLTAGYSNFSTPAGLAKVNRALAARTAIYQQDWQGALDALSGSFFDLNGDLNAGPAHIYGAPPDGFNPLYYLPDGSFNGIPVVHPSLVADALPGDKRVTEKFFLRKQPLINTVGAIPLSSQYQDKRWAQNSSPIPYIRNEELILIYAEAKAQLNQPEDAIAAINRIRSAAGLTPYNGTKDTPALITEILFQRRYSLWFEPAGHRWIDLRRYNRLNEIPVAQDQGSVFTQLERPADEVNWDIYKENK; translated from the coding sequence ATGATGAAAAACAAGATTACTACACTCTTTATACTTTCTGCAATGACATTAGGCTCCTGCAAACTGGACCCTATTGCAGATCCAAACAATCCATCCGTGGCAAGCGTTACGACCAATGCTTCCCGCAACCAGCTGCAGAGCCTTGTTACCGGCCTGGAAGCCCGCAGCAGGGAATACCTCTCCACTGCTGCAACAGCATTTGGCACCTTTGGCCGGGAAATCTGGTATTTCAATTCCGCTGATTCCAGATACATACAGTTCTGGTTAGGTCAGGGCGGACGCAAGCCTGATGCCAACTTCTACGGTGTAACTACCGCCTATGCAGCCCCTTATCAGACCATCAAACAAGCAAATGTGCTCATCAGTGCCGTGAACAACACATATGCCGTGAGTGATCTCGAAAAGCAGTCCTACATTGGATTTGCGCTCACCATTCAGGGATACCAGTATCTCATCCCGGCCAATAGCCAGTATAAAAGTGGTATACGTATATCGGTAAGCGATGAGCTGAATCCCGGCAACTTTGTGAGTTATGAAAACGCTTTAAAAGCGATCAGGAATGTGTTGGACAGCGGTTACAAAGCACTCACGCAAGCCGGAAACACGCTACCATTCAGACTTACAGCCGGATACAGTAATTTCAGTACTCCCGCAGGATTGGCAAAGGTAAACCGCGCACTGGCCGCCCGCACCGCCATTTACCAGCAGGACTGGCAGGGTGCACTGGATGCGCTTTCCGGCTCCTTCTTTGACCTCAATGGTGATCTGAACGCCGGACCTGCTCATATATACGGTGCGCCGCCTGATGGTTTTAACCCGCTCTATTACCTGCCGGATGGCAGTTTCAACGGAATACCCGTAGTGCATCCTTCGCTTGTGGCAGATGCTTTGCCAGGCGACAAAAGAGTAACGGAAAAGTTCTTTTTAAGAAAACAACCACTGATCAACACCGTAGGTGCGATACCGTTATCCAGCCAGTACCAGGATAAGCGCTGGGCACAGAACTCAAGCCCTATCCCCTATATTCGCAACGAAGAGCTGATCCTGATCTATGCAGAAGCCAAAGCCCAACTGAATCAGCCGGAAGATGCTATTGCGGCTATTAACCGCATACGTTCCGCTGCCGGTCTTACGCCCTACAATGGTACAAAAGACACTCCGGCCCTCATTACGGAAATACTTTTCCAGCGGAGATACTCTCTCTGGTTTGAGCCGGCAGGACATCGCTGGATAGACCTCCGTCGCTACAACCGCCTGAATGAGATCCCGGTGGCGCAGGACCAGGGCAGTGTGTTCACGCAGCTTGAAAGACCCGCAGATGAAGTAAACTGGGATATTTATAAAGAGAACAAATAA
- a CDS encoding PIG-L deacetylase family protein, with product MSTLILEPHFDDTAYSMAGLLLSGVISADTTIVTIFSRSAFAPYSALSDTEKISALRYTEHKHFCKKIAVRAHVLEYDEALLRGWSISNIFDHTCDIDHEKQLKQRISSDLAMLNETLRPAEVYSPLGICGHIDHILVRQCAEQVFPLKIKYYEELPYAGEIRQEEYTHWISKLTKDLYPQINTDISVLEQRLSLLRFYRSQVTEKDITSVRKYMNMHQGERFWSKTNMGI from the coding sequence ATGAGCACACTGATCCTGGAACCCCATTTTGATGATACCGCCTATTCAATGGCAGGGCTGCTGCTTTCTGGTGTTATATCAGCAGACACCACGATTGTCACTATTTTCTCCAGAAGCGCCTTTGCGCCCTATTCCGCCCTGTCAGACACCGAGAAGATATCTGCTTTAAGATATACAGAACATAAACATTTCTGTAAAAAAATAGCTGTCAGGGCACATGTACTTGAGTATGATGAAGCGCTGCTGAGAGGATGGTCTATCAGCAATATCTTCGATCATACCTGTGATATTGACCATGAAAAGCAGCTAAAACAGCGCATCTCCAGCGATCTCGCCATGCTAAACGAAACGCTGAGGCCTGCAGAGGTTTATTCCCCATTGGGCATTTGCGGCCACATCGATCATATACTGGTACGGCAATGTGCTGAACAGGTTTTCCCTTTGAAGATAAAATACTATGAAGAACTTCCCTACGCCGGAGAAATCCGCCAGGAGGAATATACCCACTGGATCAGCAAACTAACCAAAGATCTGTATCCACAAATCAACACTGATATCAGTGTACTGGAGCAGCGTTTATCTCTGCTCCGTTTTTACAGATCGCAGGTGACAGAAAAGGATATTACTTCCGTCCGGAAATACATGAACATGCATCAGGGAGAAAGATTCTGGTCAAAAACAAACATGGGCATATGA
- a CDS encoding class I SAM-dependent methyltransferase, with translation MINTLITPWEDQFYDPALFDAAAGDAYSDEAEELYFDLIGNTPRKIIEYGCGTGRVILKLADKGHTVTGVDISESMLTHLDKKIDDLPPDTRRRIKTICANGTEAVIKDSHHIAIAVDDFLTHFLDEERVLYIFRQIATSIDSDGCFITDLRIRDTDKLRQAQHTYPKNIYTYGIVHGVHTDKGTFSASMKYWEDYDTASGILCSHQTFDFIRGNGEVEKTVYKTLRQKLFTQQELVTFAGMAGFDLRQFIPFDRQKDSNAGIYVFQLKDSFQHHRQ, from the coding sequence ATGATTAACACCCTGATAACCCCCTGGGAAGACCAGTTCTATGACCCTGCCCTGTTTGACGCCGCAGCCGGCGATGCTTATTCTGACGAGGCAGAAGAGCTATATTTCGACCTTATTGGCAACACACCCCGGAAAATAATCGAATATGGCTGCGGTACAGGCCGTGTCATCCTCAAGCTGGCAGACAAAGGCCATACCGTCACCGGTGTCGACATCTCCGAAAGCATGCTCACTCACCTGGACAAAAAGATCGATGATCTTCCTCCGGATACCCGGCGCCGTATAAAAACAATCTGTGCCAATGGCACTGAAGCCGTCATAAAAGACAGTCATCATATTGCGATAGCAGTGGATGATTTTCTTACGCACTTTCTTGATGAAGAACGCGTATTATATATTTTCCGGCAAATAGCTACCAGCATTGATTCTGATGGCTGCTTTATCACAGATCTCAGAATACGGGATACGGATAAGCTCCGCCAGGCACAACATACCTACCCGAAAAATATCTATACCTACGGCATTGTACACGGTGTTCATACAGACAAAGGCACGTTTTCGGCATCCATGAAGTATTGGGAGGACTACGACACAGCGTCCGGCATCCTTTGTTCACACCAGACCTTCGATTTTATCCGCGGGAATGGAGAAGTGGAAAAGACTGTTTATAAAACGCTTCGACAGAAATTATTTACACAGCAGGAGCTGGTAACATTTGCAGGGATGGCCGGGTTTGATCTCCGGCAGTTCATTCCATTCGACCGGCAAAAAGACAGCAATGCAGGCATCTACGTCTTTCAGCTTAAAGATTCTTTCCAACATCATCGGCAATGA
- a CDS encoding fimbrial biogenesis chaperone — protein sequence MMRLFFMMIVHILVCIPVYAQSGLAAAPMQLKFDANTGATQTQKVILSNPSKGPVMVAAEFSDWYRDSTGNIIYRLPSSLPASCSGWLKIFPASQFVLQPGELKEVTVMLSMPSDALKESTNSMLTFTQLNKQQVMSQQGILINLAVRVGIQIYNVPPGVHIKDVDIDQFTDTLFKGEKVVGKQLFLRLRNSGELSAEGKASIELTHKETGAKTALPSVPFYTLPGAVRQISIPLADSLPPGRYSAVALVDYGEDQELRVGELEFTNTANNGLKVVK from the coding sequence TTGATGAGGTTATTCTTTATGATGATTGTGCATATACTGGTATGTATACCGGTATATGCACAATCAGGTCTTGCCGCTGCTCCCATGCAATTAAAATTCGATGCAAATACAGGAGCCACCCAAACACAAAAAGTAATCCTGAGCAATCCCAGTAAGGGACCTGTTATGGTAGCAGCGGAATTCTCAGACTGGTACCGCGATAGTACCGGCAATATCATTTATAGGTTACCTTCTTCCCTGCCTGCATCCTGTTCCGGATGGTTAAAAATCTTCCCTGCCAGTCAATTTGTACTACAACCGGGAGAACTGAAAGAAGTGACTGTTATGCTCAGTATGCCGTCTGATGCGCTTAAGGAAAGTACCAATAGTATGTTGACATTTACGCAACTGAATAAACAGCAGGTGATGTCACAACAAGGCATTCTTATTAACCTCGCTGTAAGAGTTGGCATACAAATCTATAACGTACCGCCAGGTGTACATATAAAGGACGTGGATATTGATCAGTTTACAGATACTTTGTTTAAAGGGGAAAAGGTAGTAGGGAAACAACTATTCCTAAGGCTCCGTAATTCAGGGGAGTTATCTGCCGAAGGTAAAGCCAGTATTGAACTAACCCATAAGGAAACAGGTGCCAAAACGGCTCTCCCGTCTGTTCCATTCTATACGCTTCCAGGCGCCGTACGCCAAATAAGCATACCATTAGCCGACAGTTTGCCTCCAGGAAGATACAGCGCAGTTGCACTAGTGGATTACGGAGAAGATCAGGAACTGAGGGTAGGGGAGCTGGAGTTTACAAATACAGCAAACAACGGGCTAAAAGTAGTAAAATGA
- a CDS encoding AraC family transcriptional regulator: MGNDFCLGGSLYFCMMEHLHDTFAVEIAEYQDWSDRNRKNNFFELVYVLRGTGLQSVNYVKRKYAKNGIFLLPAAKCHAYIIEEPTRFLFIRFTGSYFASRGKDQIDYSSWFSHLNFILGNHDRFPGEIISDPVEKSRVKRLLDVVLSEYQRKDACSAFVIQNTLVSVLGILAHNIQKKVLQGRTFKDSRFTELINFISFNILDPEKISPAYLSDKFNIAESYFSEYFQRNAAERFQDFVLKTRLQIAESRAIYTSTPITEIAWELGFTDSSHLNRMMKKHFGRGMRELRKGVV, encoded by the coding sequence ATGGGAAATGATTTTTGCCTGGGTGGGAGTTTGTATTTTTGTATGATGGAACACCTGCATGATACATTTGCTGTAGAGATTGCTGAATATCAGGACTGGAGCGATAGAAACCGGAAGAATAACTTCTTTGAACTGGTATATGTTCTTCGGGGAACAGGTTTGCAAAGCGTAAATTATGTCAAAAGGAAATACGCTAAAAACGGTATTTTCCTGCTGCCTGCGGCTAAATGCCATGCGTATATCATAGAAGAGCCAACCCGTTTTCTTTTTATTCGCTTTACCGGAAGTTACTTTGCATCCAGGGGAAAAGACCAGATCGATTACAGTTCATGGTTTAGCCATCTGAATTTTATTCTGGGCAATCATGATCGTTTTCCGGGAGAGATCATCAGCGATCCCGTAGAGAAAAGCCGGGTGAAACGATTGCTGGATGTGGTTCTTTCCGAATATCAGCGAAAAGATGCCTGTTCTGCTTTTGTGATACAGAATACGCTGGTGTCTGTGTTGGGTATTCTGGCACACAATATTCAGAAAAAGGTATTGCAGGGACGTACTTTTAAAGACAGCAGGTTTACCGAATTAATCAATTTTATATCGTTTAATATTTTAGATCCGGAGAAGATATCACCTGCTTATCTTTCTGATAAATTTAATATCGCGGAGAGCTATTTCAGCGAATACTTTCAAAGGAATGCTGCTGAGCGTTTTCAGGACTTTGTATTAAAAACCCGTTTGCAGATTGCGGAGTCCAGAGCTATCTATACCAGTACGCCTATAACGGAAATCGCCTGGGAACTGGGGTTTACAGATAGCAGTCACCTGAATAGGATGATGAAAAAACATTTTGGCAGAGGGATGAGAGAGCTGAGAAAAGGAGTGGTGTGA
- a CDS encoding carboxymuconolactone decarboxylase family protein gives MDYKTISKETIGFLYQSHASIRKSGLDNKLIALAELRVSQLNGCAYCCSFHSNELRQMGINQDILDKLPGWKHSKAFDPVQELVLLWAEAVTLMQDDLQRIREKLGQHFSEKEVVDLTASISLMNALNRLRITLGEKD, from the coding sequence ATGGATTACAAAACAATCTCAAAAGAAACAATCGGCTTCCTGTATCAATCACATGCCAGTATCAGAAAGTCAGGCCTGGACAACAAACTGATTGCGCTCGCAGAGCTACGTGTATCTCAATTAAACGGATGCGCCTATTGCTGCAGCTTTCACAGCAATGAATTAAGACAAATGGGAATCAACCAGGATATACTTGATAAACTGCCCGGCTGGAAACATTCCAAAGCTTTTGATCCGGTACAGGAGCTGGTATTGTTATGGGCAGAAGCAGTCACATTGATGCAGGATGATCTGCAACGGATACGCGAAAAGCTCGGGCAACATTTTAGTGAAAAAGAAGTGGTGGATCTCACTGCCAGCATTTCTCTGATGAATGCACTCAACCGGCTTCGGATTACGCTGGGGGAGAAGGATTAG
- a CDS encoding radical SAM protein, with protein MIDPQLSDYPQALYIELTDRCNLSCPMCRSAGFKGDVLPFDMYLDIAKNLFPHAKFIDLRGWGESTLLKNFDDYLDVALSYKKRIKLITNGTVNRPSLWEKLGREGVLVGISFDAADEVTFEHIRGGASMTRVLQNMEILKDALLSNDHKVADNLYFCITASGDNIHQLREIVKLGMQFGITHFKMEPLKTTPEDPSNLIHHAQQVNHSIAQLTQLVKEHPYLKIEYSASLLHENTNVQKVKKFCIHPFTYLYINSKGGLGFCDHLNGVAEFVWGQWQGENGFRSFWQGEKMKRLREEHLLALNGGYISSCADCNWCYERRYADLEYLIDENWINYSEIITQ; from the coding sequence ATGATAGACCCTCAATTATCAGACTATCCCCAGGCACTCTATATTGAGCTTACCGACAGATGTAATCTGAGTTGCCCTATGTGCCGCTCTGCCGGCTTCAAAGGAGATGTATTACCTTTTGACATGTACCTCGACATCGCGAAGAATCTCTTTCCGCATGCTAAATTTATTGATCTCCGTGGATGGGGAGAGAGCACGCTTCTGAAGAACTTCGATGACTACCTGGATGTAGCGCTGAGTTATAAAAAGCGGATCAAATTGATTACCAACGGCACTGTCAACCGGCCCTCACTCTGGGAAAAGCTGGGCCGTGAAGGTGTACTGGTAGGTATCTCCTTCGATGCTGCCGATGAAGTGACATTCGAACACATCAGAGGCGGCGCCTCCATGACCAGGGTTCTTCAGAACATGGAAATACTGAAGGATGCGCTACTGAGCAATGATCATAAAGTAGCTGACAACCTCTACTTCTGCATCACTGCAAGTGGTGACAATATTCATCAGCTACGTGAGATTGTAAAACTGGGAATGCAATTCGGCATCACACATTTTAAGATGGAACCCCTGAAAACCACACCGGAAGACCCTTCCAACCTCATCCATCATGCCCAGCAGGTCAACCATTCCATTGCTCAGCTAACACAACTCGTGAAAGAGCATCCCTATCTGAAAATAGAATATTCTGCCTCTTTGCTCCACGAAAACACCAACGTACAGAAGGTTAAAAAATTCTGCATCCACCCATTCACCTATTTATATATTAACTCAAAAGGCGGACTGGGCTTCTGTGACCACCTCAATGGTGTTGCTGAATTTGTTTGGGGACAATGGCAGGGAGAAAATGGCTTCAGATCATTCTGGCAGGGAGAAAAAATGAAACGTCTCCGGGAAGAGCATCTCCTGGCCTTAAACGGAGGATATATCTCCAGCTGCGCCGATTGTAACTGGTGCTACGAAAGAAGGTATGCTGACCTCGAATACCTGATCGATGAGAACTGGATAAATTACAGTGAAATTATTACCCAATGA